The following coding sequences are from one Flexibacter flexilis DSM 6793 window:
- a CDS encoding methyltransferase RsmF C-terminal domain-like protein, whose protein sequence is MQNSIQVPAALLESLAHLPYFETEPFLAVHAQAQAPVSIRLNPHKNYLLPDAAQPVAWCENGFYLPSRPVFTLDPLFHAGCYYVQEASSMFIDFLLKNLLETETPIRALDLCAAPGGKSTLLQAALPEGSLLVSNEVIKARSGILAENLSKWGASNTVVTSNDPSDFGRLTGWFDLLLVDAPCSGSGMFRKDTDAIAEWSEENVTLCSQRQQRILADVLPTLKENGLLIYATCSYSEAENEQIVDWLIDEFEMQPVTVPIPSEWGIVFTQTPKNQAGVYRFFPHLVRGEGLFVACLRKTQPEDEAQHRSRQKPAKLDTKLLRKWLSDEQLSFMPLQEAVLAVPADLEADIKCLADNFYLRKAGVRLGELTAKELIPAHELAVSTCLAEDCTRIDLTKEQAIAYLRRDNFELDTNVRGWAVVCYENVPLGWVKALPNRFNNYYPKEWRILMQ, encoded by the coding sequence ATGCAAAATTCTATACAAGTTCCTGCCGCACTGCTTGAGTCGTTGGCGCATTTGCCTTATTTTGAAACCGAACCTTTTTTGGCGGTTCATGCGCAAGCGCAAGCTCCCGTTTCCATTCGCCTCAATCCCCATAAAAACTACCTGCTTCCAGACGCGGCGCAGCCTGTGGCATGGTGCGAAAACGGCTTTTATTTGCCTTCACGACCTGTTTTTACGCTCGACCCGCTTTTTCATGCGGGTTGCTATTATGTGCAAGAAGCCAGTTCTATGTTTATAGATTTTTTGCTTAAAAATCTACTGGAAACAGAGACACCGATACGCGCCTTAGACCTTTGCGCCGCGCCAGGGGGCAAAAGTACGCTGTTGCAAGCAGCCTTACCCGAAGGGAGTTTGCTCGTCAGCAACGAAGTAATCAAAGCACGGTCAGGGATTTTGGCCGAAAACCTCAGCAAATGGGGCGCGAGCAACACGGTAGTAACCAGCAACGACCCATCAGACTTTGGGCGGCTGACAGGTTGGTTTGATTTGTTGCTCGTGGACGCGCCTTGTTCGGGGTCTGGAATGTTCCGAAAAGATACCGATGCTATCGCCGAATGGTCGGAGGAAAACGTAACGCTTTGCAGCCAACGCCAACAACGCATTTTGGCCGATGTGCTGCCCACGCTCAAAGAAAATGGCTTGCTGATTTATGCCACTTGCTCGTACAGCGAAGCCGAAAACGAACAAATCGTAGATTGGCTCATCGACGAGTTTGAAATGCAGCCCGTAACCGTCCCGATTCCGTCTGAATGGGGCATTGTTTTTACCCAAACCCCCAAAAATCAAGCGGGCGTGTATCGGTTTTTCCCGCATTTGGTGCGCGGCGAAGGGCTTTTTGTGGCTTGTTTGCGCAAAACCCAACCCGAAGACGAAGCACAACACCGCAGCCGCCAGAAACCCGCCAAATTGGATACCAAATTGTTGCGTAAATGGCTTAGTGATGAACAACTTAGCTTCATGCCATTGCAAGAGGCCGTTTTAGCTGTACCTGCGGATTTGGAAGCGGATATTAAATGTTTGGCCGATAATTTCTATTTGCGTAAAGCAGGCGTGCGACTCGGCGAACTAACAGCCAAAGAGCTAATACCTGCGCATGAGTTGGCCGTAAGTACATGTCTTGCAGAAGATTGTACGCGTATAGACCTAACCAAAGAGCAAGCCATCGCCTATTTGCGCCGCGACAATTTCGAACTGGATACCAATGTGCGCGGCTGGGCTGTGGTTTGTTATGAAAATGTACCGTTGGGCTGGGTAAAAGCTTTGCCCAACCGATTCAATAATTATTACCCCAAAGAATGGCGCATCCTGATGCAATAA
- a CDS encoding formimidoylglutamase, whose protein sequence is MSLNIFLDSLQESDFESIKDSCSFKKAIEINWNSFPDWGGAHIAIIGVPEERGTKTNEGTAQAADVIRQKLYKLKRGTGAYKIVDLGNLRLGETLEDTHSRLREVCAMLLEHNVFPIVLGGSHDLCFGQYMGYQVLGRRMSIVNIDAFIDMEEFEGESFSQHHLYKILTHSDTHLLDYIHLGYQTYLADRHTLEALEKLHFEARRLGVAREDIIKNEPLIRDADMMTIDVSAIRMADAPGCAQSQPFGFSGEEACQLCWYAGQSNKLTSLGIYEYNPSLDMRGQTAGIIATMIWYFIEGFYNRQPDFEMNKPSTFYRYLVQIDSAPNHLTFYKCTRTDKWWMGVPYNLSDTQEEQLYLLPCSYSEYLEATHGDLPLRWIITHAKLQLNGLTPPNWDKNS, encoded by the coding sequence ATGAGTCTGAATATTTTTTTAGATAGCCTGCAAGAATCTGATTTTGAAAGCATTAAAGATTCTTGTTCGTTCAAAAAAGCCATCGAAATCAATTGGAATTCGTTTCCTGATTGGGGCGGCGCACACATTGCCATTATTGGCGTACCCGAAGAGCGCGGCACAAAAACCAACGAGGGAACAGCACAGGCCGCAGACGTAATTCGACAGAAATTATACAAGCTCAAGCGTGGCACAGGAGCTTACAAAATCGTGGATTTGGGAAATTTGCGTCTCGGCGAAACGCTGGAAGATACACATTCTCGTTTGCGGGAAGTGTGCGCCATGTTACTGGAACACAATGTTTTTCCGATTGTGTTGGGCGGCTCGCATGACCTTTGTTTTGGGCAATACATGGGCTATCAGGTACTCGGCAGACGTATGAGCATCGTCAATATTGATGCATTTATTGACATGGAAGAATTTGAGGGCGAGAGCTTTAGTCAACATCATCTGTACAAAATCCTGACGCATTCGGACACGCATTTGCTCGATTATATTCATTTGGGCTACCAAACGTATTTGGCCGATCGCCATACCTTAGAGGCACTGGAAAAGCTCCACTTTGAGGCGCGTCGTTTGGGCGTAGCGAGAGAGGATATAATTAAAAATGAGCCACTTATCCGCGATGCTGACATGATGACTATTGATGTTTCGGCGATTCGGATGGCCGATGCACCAGGTTGCGCACAATCCCAGCCTTTTGGTTTTTCGGGCGAAGAGGCTTGCCAACTGTGTTGGTACGCAGGCCAAAGCAACAAACTAACCAGTTTGGGTATTTACGAATATAATCCGTCGTTGGACATGCGCGGCCAAACGGCTGGCATCATTGCTACTATGATTTGGTATTTTATCGAAGGGTTTTACAACCGTCAGCCAGATTTTGAGATGAACAAACCCAGTACTTTTTACAGGTATTTGGTACAAATCGACAGCGCACCCAACCACCTGACGTTTTACAAATGCACACGCACAGACAAATGGTGGATGGGCGTGCCCTACAACCTTTCCGACACGCAGGAAGAGCAATTGTATTTGTTGCCGTGCAGCTACTCGGAGTATTTGGAGGCCACGCATGGCGACTTGCCTTTGCGCTGGATTATTACCCATGCCAAACTACAACTCAATGGCCTTACGCCTCCCAACTGGGATAAAAATTCTTAA
- a CDS encoding DUF475 domain-containing protein: MNILLNLFSQVFGNDAEAAGFIVLNLFFIESLLSIDNAAVLATMVMDLPEKDRGRALKYGIIGAYAFRGVCLFFASYIIQIVWLKAVGGIYLLYLTYDYFRTKSTPEPEDDTLNKTENRLYKSTMGRLGPFWSTVLMVEIMDLAFSIDNVLAAVAYTDNLYLIWAGVFIGILAMRFVSQIFVKLLGRFPFLESIAFIVIAVLGLKLLLSFAFDFLDPTPVVKFINGHEADLYISIATVTIFVVPVLSSILLNFPKRKEA, translated from the coding sequence ATGAACATACTACTGAATTTGTTTTCTCAAGTATTTGGCAATGATGCTGAAGCGGCGGGCTTTATTGTTCTGAACCTGTTTTTTATTGAAAGTCTGCTTTCCATTGATAATGCGGCTGTTTTGGCTACAATGGTCATGGATTTGCCTGAGAAAGACAGAGGGCGTGCGTTAAAATACGGTATCATTGGCGCGTATGCGTTTCGGGGTGTTTGCCTGTTTTTCGCCTCTTATATCATCCAAATTGTATGGTTAAAGGCTGTGGGCGGGATTTACTTACTGTACCTTACATACGATTATTTCCGTACCAAATCCACTCCCGAACCCGAAGACGATACCTTGAATAAAACAGAAAATCGTTTGTATAAGTCCACGATGGGGCGTTTGGGGCCGTTTTGGTCAACGGTTTTGATGGTCGAAATTATGGATTTGGCTTTTTCGATTGATAACGTACTGGCCGCCGTAGCCTATACCGATAACTTATATTTGATTTGGGCTGGCGTGTTTATTGGTATTTTGGCCATGCGTTTTGTTTCCCAAATTTTTGTAAAATTATTAGGACGCTTCCCCTTTCTGGAATCCATCGCTTTTATAGTAATTGCAGTGTTAGGTCTCAAATTGTTACTTTCATTTGCCTTTGATTTCTTAGATCCAACGCCAGTAGTGAAGTTTATCAATGGCCATGAAGCGGATTTGTATATTTCGATAGCCACCGTAACTATATTTGTAGTTCCTGTACTTTCGTCTATTTTACTTAATTTTCCCAAAAGAAAAGAAGCATAA
- a CDS encoding penicillin acylase family protein translates to MKRKIIAFLVTALCVGLVVALNTQFGTVPPMGKLLNPFTGFWQNAETPTQAISSEEITLTGCQQPVRILLDSNAVPHIFAQNTHDLYWAQGYVTAKNRLWQMEFLTRVAAGRISEVVGDKALEYDRFQRRIGMVKGAEASLEAMMAEASTREVLNAYADGVNAYINSLSIGELPVEYKILDYKPETWTPLKTALLLKLMAYDLAGYSDDMYMTNAVRQYGKAVVDSLFPNYPHVAEPIVPRGTKWDFEPLPVPATPNPAWQAEATPFRKQNPDHELGSNNWAVSGQKTATGLPMLANDPHLQLNLPSIWFQVQLVSPQVNVYGAALPGAPCVISGFNQDVAWGVTNVYADVMDWYDIRFKDNSRREYWYNNAWQKVTVKIEEIKIKGKPTLYDTVFYTHHGPITYTHQSDKAFKDYAPRGHALRWIAHDKANELKTFLGLNQAKNYDEYVTALSFYGCPAQNFVFASNQNDIGLWCNGKYPLKWREQGKFLLDGSNPAHEWQAFLPHDHIPHVKNPPRQFVSSANQVSADSTYPYYLQWEYSNYERGKRINERLAAMSNITPDSLRNLQNDNFNVAARNFMPIFTENMKNFQAKGTEKQALEAVSTWNMWNNTNEIGATVFHEWLTVLMDMVWADDFGGNMRYPSRDQTLFMMREQSHSHWFDDRRTKARETMNTQVQAAFRKAVANITEKQGAFGENWQWVKFKSTDILHIAKIPGFNRNDLNIGGGSGIVNATGPRNGASWRMVVALGKEPQAFGIYPGGQSGNVGSPFYDNMIDIWAKGTLKPLLYLHSADDKAQGVAATLNIQP, encoded by the coding sequence ATGAAAAGAAAAATTATAGCTTTTTTAGTAACAGCCCTCTGTGTGGGGCTGGTCGTGGCACTTAACACCCAGTTCGGGACGGTGCCACCTATGGGCAAATTGCTCAATCCGTTTACGGGTTTTTGGCAAAATGCCGAAACACCAACACAAGCCATTTCCAGCGAAGAAATTACCCTTACAGGTTGCCAGCAACCTGTGCGCATTCTGCTCGATAGCAATGCAGTGCCGCATATTTTCGCCCAAAATACCCATGATTTATATTGGGCACAAGGCTATGTTACGGCTAAAAATCGTTTGTGGCAAATGGAGTTCCTAACGCGTGTAGCCGCAGGCCGTATCAGTGAAGTAGTCGGCGACAAAGCCCTCGAATACGACCGTTTCCAACGACGTATCGGCATGGTAAAAGGCGCGGAAGCCTCACTCGAAGCCATGATGGCCGAAGCCAGCACGCGCGAAGTGCTCAACGCTTACGCCGACGGCGTGAACGCTTACATCAATAGCCTGTCGATTGGTGAGTTGCCTGTGGAGTACAAAATTTTGGATTATAAACCCGAAACTTGGACGCCACTCAAAACCGCGCTTTTGCTCAAGCTCATGGCCTACGATTTGGCGGGCTATTCGGATGATATGTACATGACCAACGCCGTGCGCCAATACGGAAAAGCCGTTGTAGATTCATTGTTCCCGAATTATCCGCACGTGGCTGAGCCAATTGTTCCGCGCGGTACGAAATGGGATTTTGAGCCGCTGCCAGTGCCTGCCACGCCCAATCCTGCTTGGCAAGCCGAAGCCACGCCTTTCCGCAAACAAAACCCAGACCACGAACTGGGCAGTAACAACTGGGCGGTAAGTGGCCAAAAAACGGCAACAGGTTTGCCCATGCTCGCCAACGACCCGCATTTGCAACTAAATTTACCTTCGATTTGGTTTCAGGTACAGTTAGTTAGCCCGCAAGTAAACGTGTACGGCGCGGCTCTTCCTGGTGCGCCTTGCGTGATTAGCGGTTTTAATCAGGATGTGGCGTGGGGCGTAACCAACGTTTACGCCGACGTGATGGACTGGTACGACATTCGATTTAAGGACAATTCGCGCCGCGAATATTGGTACAACAACGCTTGGCAAAAAGTAACCGTCAAAATTGAAGAAATTAAGATTAAAGGCAAGCCAACGCTTTACGATACAGTATTTTACACACATCACGGGCCAATCACTTACACGCACCAATCCGACAAGGCATTCAAGGATTACGCGCCGCGCGGCCATGCTTTGCGCTGGATTGCCCACGATAAGGCCAACGAACTCAAAACCTTTTTGGGATTGAATCAGGCCAAAAACTATGATGAATATGTAACGGCACTTTCGTTTTATGGTTGCCCAGCCCAAAACTTTGTTTTTGCTTCCAATCAAAATGACATTGGGCTTTGGTGTAATGGCAAATATCCGCTGAAATGGCGCGAACAAGGCAAATTTTTGCTTGATGGCAGCAATCCAGCGCACGAATGGCAAGCCTTTTTACCACACGACCACATTCCGCACGTCAAAAACCCACCACGTCAGTTTGTAAGCTCGGCCAATCAGGTTTCGGCAGACAGCACTTACCCGTATTATTTGCAATGGGAATATTCCAACTACGAACGCGGCAAACGTATTAACGAACGCCTCGCGGCCATGAGCAACATTACGCCCGATAGTTTGCGCAATTTACAAAACGACAATTTCAATGTGGCAGCGCGTAATTTCATGCCTATTTTTACCGAAAACATGAAAAATTTTCAGGCGAAAGGCACAGAAAAACAAGCACTTGAGGCCGTTAGCACTTGGAATATGTGGAACAATACCAACGAAATCGGGGCGACAGTGTTCCATGAATGGCTAACCGTACTCATGGACATGGTTTGGGCGGATGATTTTGGCGGAAATATGCGCTACCCGTCCCGCGACCAAACGCTTTTTATGATGCGCGAACAAAGCCATTCGCACTGGTTCGACGATCGCCGCACCAAAGCCCGCGAAACCATGAACACCCAAGTACAAGCCGCTTTCCGCAAGGCTGTGGCCAATATTACCGAAAAACAAGGTGCATTTGGCGAAAATTGGCAGTGGGTCAAATTCAAAAGCACTGACATTTTGCATATTGCCAAAATACCAGGGTTTAATAGAAATGATTTGAATATTGGCGGCGGTTCGGGCATCGTGAACGCCACAGGCCCCCGCAACGGCGCGTCGTGGCGCATGGTGGTAGCTCTGGGCAAAGAGCCGCAAGCCTTCGGCATTTACCCCGGTGGACAGTCGGGAAATGTGGGTAGTCCATTCTACGACAACATGATAGACATTTGGGCAAAAGGCACACTCAAACCGCTTTTGTATTTGCATTCGGCAGACGACAAGGCGCAAGGCGTAGCCGCCACACTGAACATACAACCGTAA
- a CDS encoding mechanosensitive ion channel family protein translates to MNQQELLQKLTQAAWVLGVLAVAAIVIFFINWLFNLLRKKVISNRYEISKGVRLGKHQILDAHQVAEALLLLLNILNLSILAIGLYLVFSVLLSLFPATQPYADLLLEYLLKPIRNIAHAVLDYIPNAFTITIIFVFVRYLLKILRSISERISSQRIKIQGFYPEWAVPTYKLVRALIFMFTFVAIFPYLPGSDSRVFQGVSVFLGVLISVGSSSSISNIVSGILITYMRPFKIGDYIKVGDVSGVVMGKDLLVTRIRSFKNEDITIPNSTILSSNSTNYTSSGNYVFNTSITIGYDTSWRTIHELLTAAALRTQGISASPEPFVLQTALNDFYVSYELNAYSDNSVRLDLVYSALHQHIHDTFDEAGVEIMSPHYTAFRDGNSSTVPSLRKK, encoded by the coding sequence ATGAATCAGCAAGAACTTTTACAAAAGCTCACCCAAGCGGCTTGGGTGTTGGGCGTGTTGGCCGTTGCGGCCATTGTTATTTTTTTTATCAATTGGTTGTTTAATCTGCTGCGTAAAAAAGTCATTAGCAATCGCTATGAAATTTCTAAAGGTGTGCGCTTGGGCAAACATCAGATTCTGGACGCGCACCAAGTGGCCGAAGCCCTGCTCCTACTGCTCAATATCCTGAATTTAAGCATTTTGGCGATTGGTTTGTACTTGGTTTTTTCCGTGCTGCTCAGTTTGTTTCCTGCCACGCAGCCCTACGCCGATTTGTTGTTAGAATATTTACTTAAACCCATCCGCAACATAGCGCACGCCGTACTGGACTATATTCCGAATGCCTTTACTATCACTATTATTTTTGTTTTTGTAAGGTATTTGCTCAAAATACTGCGCAGCATCAGCGAACGCATCAGTTCCCAACGCATCAAGATTCAGGGATTTTATCCCGAATGGGCAGTTCCAACGTACAAACTGGTTAGAGCCTTGATTTTTATGTTTACGTTCGTGGCGATTTTCCCGTATTTGCCAGGGTCGGACTCGCGGGTTTTCCAGGGCGTTTCTGTGTTTTTGGGCGTACTGATTTCGGTGGGTTCGTCTTCGTCTATTTCCAATATTGTTTCGGGCATTTTGATAACGTATATGCGGCCTTTCAAAATAGGCGACTACATCAAAGTCGGGGACGTGAGCGGCGTGGTAATGGGCAAAGATTTGCTGGTTACACGCATTCGTTCGTTCAAAAACGAGGATATTACCATTCCCAATTCTACGATTTTGTCCAGCAATTCCACCAACTACACGTCGTCGGGCAACTATGTGTTCAACACCAGCATAACCATTGGCTACGACACATCGTGGCGCACCATACACGAACTACTCACCGCCGCCGCCTTGCGCACCCAAGGCATTTCGGCCAGTCCCGAACCTTTTGTTTTGCAAACAGCCCTGAACGATTTTTATGTGAGCTACGAACTAAACGCCTACTCGGACAATAGCGTTCGGCTGGATTTGGTGTATTCGGCACTGCACCAACACATACACGACACCTTCGACGAGGCAGGTGTAGAAATCATGTCGCCGCACTACACGGCCTTCCGCGACGGCAACAGCAGCACCGTGCCTTCTTTGCGCAAGAAATAA
- a CDS encoding PH domain-containing protein — protein MKKIYKSKIGLELVIFLVSVFGTVLAITVSQKPSWIGIVILLPVILFVVQMLMTTDYTIDSDKLTIKCGFLYNKSIDIKTITKIMETNNPLSSPAASLDRLEINYGKFESVLISPKQKSEFINDIKELNPSVEVKYKKK, from the coding sequence ATGAAGAAAATATATAAATCAAAAATCGGACTTGAATTAGTAATTTTTCTTGTGTCCGTATTTGGGACAGTTTTAGCGATAACCGTAAGCCAAAAACCAAGTTGGATAGGAATTGTAATTCTTTTACCTGTCATTCTTTTTGTTGTTCAGATGCTTATGACAACAGACTATACAATAGACAGCGACAAACTGACAATAAAGTGTGGTTTTTTGTACAATAAAAGCATTGACATTAAAACAATAACAAAGATTATGGAAACAAATAATCCACTCAGTTCACCCGCCGCCTCGCTTGACCGACTTGAAATTAATTATGGAAAATTTGAATCAGTTTTAATTTCACCAAAACAAAAGTCTGAATTTATCAATGACATTAAAGAACTAAATCCAAGTGTTGAAGTAAAGTACAAAAAGAAATAA
- a CDS encoding MarR family winged helix-turn-helix transcriptional regulator, which translates to MDIKNPTGTVLYSIEQAIKEYRKIAQKNISKIVKDITIDQCLVLIILDKDATISQKELARLVFKDEASITRMIELMVKKEYLIRTIHTEDRRKFNLEITQKGAATLELISPVIALNRETALHGFSLEEIALLDKMLQKIITNCKS; encoded by the coding sequence ATGGATATTAAAAACCCAACAGGAACAGTCCTTTATTCCATTGAACAAGCGATTAAAGAGTATCGAAAAATCGCACAGAAGAATATTTCTAAGATTGTAAAGGACATTACGATAGACCAATGTTTGGTTTTGATAATACTGGACAAGGATGCCACTATTTCTCAAAAGGAATTGGCCCGTCTTGTATTTAAAGATGAGGCTTCTATCACAAGAATGATAGAGCTGATGGTCAAAAAAGAATATCTAATCAGGACTATTCACACGGAAGACAGACGAAAATTCAATCTTGAAATAACTCAAAAAGGAGCCGCAACGCTTGAATTGATAAGTCCTGTTATTGCACTAAACAGGGAAACTGCTTTGCATGGCTTTTCCTTGGAAGAAATAGCATTATTAGACAAAATGCTCCAGAAAATAATTACGAATTGTAAAAGCTAA
- a CDS encoding serine hydrolase domain-containing protein, translating into MRIFFIFLLLPTVIFAQKNVSDNLEKYMQAQVDINNFSGTVLVTKKGSVLLKKSYGLADYEWNIKNTTDTKYSLASVSKQFTAVAILQLVNNNQLSLDDKLSKFFPTFPKGDSITIHTLLCHMSGLQMDFDELYLNNVSITQDSVLKYIAQKNLLFSPKTNTAYSNIGYYLLARIIEKISGQSYAKYLKTNIFEKVKMNNTGVITNDELINKRAKNYIFIDNKYIHNPYINWEYNIGHDGIYSTVDDLAIWDKALYGTNILATDMKKRMFTSYNDQHFGYGFMINPFYNQGHQLIAHDGGFFGAQTSFNRFTDDKLLVTVLSNNQSSSYMIAYGLSAIAFGKDVEIPYKHSQIKIDTAICNKYVGKYGQVEILQKDGKLYYNSKEIELIPESKTKFFRADNHDRTIEFIQDKSGKYNAIIFTKAGVKEVIKKNTE; encoded by the coding sequence ATGAGAATATTCTTCATATTTCTGCTTTTACCGACAGTAATTTTTGCACAAAAAAACGTATCCGATAATCTTGAAAAATATATGCAAGCACAAGTGGACATAAATAATTTTAGTGGAACAGTGCTTGTTACAAAAAAAGGTTCGGTTTTGTTGAAAAAATCGTATGGTTTGGCCGACTACGAATGGAATATAAAAAATACTACCGATACAAAATATAGTTTAGCTTCTGTAAGTAAGCAATTTACCGCAGTAGCCATTTTGCAATTAGTAAACAACAACCAATTATCACTTGACGATAAATTAAGTAAATTTTTCCCAACTTTTCCGAAAGGCGATAGCATTACAATTCATACATTACTTTGCCACATGTCTGGTTTACAAATGGATTTTGATGAATTATATTTGAATAATGTATCAATTACACAAGATTCGGTATTAAAATATATTGCACAAAAAAATCTCTTATTTTCGCCTAAAACTAATACTGCTTATAGCAATATCGGTTACTATTTACTTGCTCGTATCATCGAAAAAATATCTGGTCAAAGCTATGCCAAATACCTAAAAACGAATATATTTGAGAAAGTAAAAATGAATAATACAGGAGTAATTACCAACGATGAACTGATAAATAAACGAGCAAAAAACTATATATTTATTGACAATAAATACATACATAATCCCTATATCAATTGGGAATATAACATCGGACATGACGGAATTTATTCTACCGTTGATGATTTGGCTATTTGGGACAAAGCACTTTATGGCACAAATATTCTGGCAACTGACATGAAAAAACGAATGTTTACGTCCTATAACGACCAACATTTTGGATATGGATTTATGATTAATCCATTTTATAATCAAGGACATCAGCTAATTGCGCATGATGGTGGTTTTTTCGGTGCACAGACTTCTTTTAACCGATTTACAGACGATAAACTTTTGGTAACTGTTTTGTCTAATAACCAATCTTCCTCCTATATGATTGCCTATGGACTTTCGGCAATTGCATTTGGAAAAGACGTTGAGATTCCATACAAGCACTCTCAAATAAAAATAGATACTGCTATTTGTAATAAATATGTAGGAAAATATGGGCAAGTTGAAATACTACAAAAAGACGGAAAATTATATTATAATAGTAAAGAAATTGAACTCATTCCTGAATCTAAAACAAAGTTTTTTAGGGCCGACAATCACGACAGAACAATTGAATTTATACAAGACAAATCGGGTAAATACAATGCTATAATTTTTACAAAAGCTGGCGTAAAAGAAGTAATAAAGAAAAATACGGAATAA
- a CDS encoding DNA cytosine methyltransferase, whose amino-acid sequence MKNKKIYTYIDLFAGCGGLSLGLNLSEWKGLFAIEKNPQAFQTLEHNLIKKINHFEWPEWLPQQAHDIDTVIKNYSYNLNKLQGEVTLIAGGPPCQGFSIAGRRNEDDERNTLINSYIKFVSLVRPKLIFFENVKGFTMEFKNNKQKGKKYSQIVADKLTKVGYHVYGQLINFGDYGVPQKRTRFILVGIRKDINNSNIEKAKSFFKLIEENKFSFLAEKKLSVSPTIEDALSDLLSNNTIDTPDRKGFKSGIYQKVKSDYQRYIRKGNGNIEIPNSHSFAKHSQIVTERFRYIQSISTECKNIPEKLKRQLGLNTQVLVPLQAKEQAPTVTSHPDDMIHYCEPRILTVRECARLQSFPDWYTFTGKYTTGGELRKIEVPRYTQVGNAIPPLFSEQAGAILKQLI is encoded by the coding sequence ATGAAAAACAAAAAAATATATACATACATAGATTTATTTGCTGGATGTGGTGGGCTTTCCCTTGGACTTAATCTTTCTGAATGGAAAGGATTATTTGCTATTGAAAAAAACCCTCAAGCTTTTCAGACCTTAGAACATAATTTAATTAAAAAAATAAATCACTTTGAATGGCCAGAATGGTTGCCGCAACAGGCACATGATATTGATACTGTAATCAAAAACTATTCTTATAATCTAAACAAGCTACAGGGAGAGGTAACCTTAATTGCAGGGGGGCCTCCTTGCCAAGGGTTCTCCATCGCAGGCCGCAGAAATGAAGATGATGAACGAAATACACTGATTAATTCCTACATAAAATTTGTTTCATTAGTAAGACCCAAACTCATTTTCTTTGAAAATGTAAAAGGGTTTACAATGGAATTTAAAAACAACAAGCAAAAGGGTAAAAAATATTCACAAATAGTAGCTGATAAATTGACGAAAGTAGGTTATCACGTTTATGGACAGCTAATTAATTTTGGTGATTATGGTGTTCCTCAAAAACGAACACGCTTCATTCTTGTTGGTATTAGAAAAGACATTAACAATTCTAACATTGAAAAAGCAAAGAGCTTTTTCAAGCTAATAGAGGAAAATAAATTCTCATTTTTAGCAGAAAAAAAATTGTCTGTAAGCCCAACTATTGAAGATGCCCTTTCTGATTTATTGAGTAATAATACTATTGATACTCCCGACAGAAAAGGATTTAAAAGTGGCATCTATCAAAAAGTAAAATCGGATTACCAGCGATACATTCGTAAAGGAAATGGTAACATTGAGATACCAAATAGTCATAGCTTTGCTAAGCACTCTCAAATAGTAACGGAACGTTTTCGTTATATACAATCCATTTCAACAGAATGTAAAAATATCCCTGAAAAACTAAAACGGCAACTTGGGTTAAATACGCAAGTACTAGTGCCATTACAAGCAAAAGAACAGGCCCCAACAGTTACTTCGCATCCTGACGATATGATACATTATTGTGAACCTCGTATTTTAACAGTACGAGAATGTGCAAGGCTCCAAAGTTTTCCTGACTGGTATACCTTTACAGGAAAATATACAACAGGTGGTGAGTTACGAAAAATAGAAGTACCAAGATATACACAAGTAGGTAACGCAATCCCTCCTTTATTTAGCGAACAAGCAGGGGCTATATTAAAACAACTTATTTAA